In one window of Cellulophaga sp. HaHa_2_95 DNA:
- a CDS encoding single-stranded DNA-binding protein, translated as MSGTLNKVMLIGHLGDEVKIHYFEGGNCIARFPLATNESYTNRQTGEKVTNTDWHNIVIRNKAAEVCEKYLSKGDKIYVEGRLKNRQWQGEDGQPRYTTEVHVQDFTFLTTKANSGAVQNNQPTSNVQNTATSKPVDAPAASNQVANAPEQEDDLPF; from the coding sequence ATGAGTGGTACATTAAATAAGGTAATGCTAATTGGGCATTTGGGTGATGAGGTAAAGATTCACTATTTTGAAGGAGGAAACTGTATTGCACGTTTTCCTTTGGCAACAAATGAATCCTATACCAATAGACAGACAGGAGAAAAAGTGACAAATACAGATTGGCATAATATTGTTATTCGTAATAAAGCAGCTGAGGTATGTGAAAAATACTTGAGCAAAGGAGATAAGATATATGTAGAAGGTAGATTAAAAAATAGGCAGTGGCAAGGAGAAGATGGTCAGCCTAGATACACTACAGAAGTACATGTTCAAGACTTTACCTTTTTGACAACAAAAGCAAATTCTGGAGCGGTACAAAATAATCAACCTACTTCAAACGTTCAGAATACGGCGACAAGCAAACCCGTTGATGCTCCAGCGGCATCTAATCAGGTAGCTAATGCACCAGAACAAGAAGATGATTTACCATTTTAA
- a CDS encoding ribonuclease E/G, with protein MNRELIVRSSSDTVDFALLKDGKLTELQKVEDSNNFSVGDIFIAKVRKPVTGLNAAFVNVGYEKDAFLHYHDLGPQLSTMLKFIKQASSGKLKDFSLKDFPFEEDINKDGVITDVIKANQSLLVQIVKEPISTKGPRISSELSIAGRYLVMVPFSERISVSQKIESSEEKDRLKRLVKSIKPKGFGVIIRTVAEGKKVAELDKDLQNLLAKWSVMCKKLYKAPHPSKVLVELNRASSILRDVFNDSFTGIHVDDEVLYEQVKDYVAEIAPEKESIVKLYSDNTVPIFEKFGIERQIKTSFGRTAAMSKGAYLVIEHTEALHVVDVNSGNRSNKAKNQEETALEVNLLAASEIARQLRLRDMGGIIVVDFIDMTKGENRRKLFDHLRDEMKDDRAKHKILPPSKFGLIQITRQRVRPEMNIKTTEEDPNQKGQEVEAPIVLIDKINADLEKLLNGPAKDNAVTLNIHPFIAAYITKGFPSIRSKWFLEYKKWIKIQPRDAYTYLEYRFKNKDGKTIY; from the coding sequence GTGAATAGAGAATTAATCGTAAGATCTAGTTCCGATACCGTCGATTTTGCCTTATTAAAGGATGGAAAATTAACTGAATTACAAAAAGTAGAAGACAGTAACAATTTTTCTGTTGGTGATATTTTTATTGCCAAAGTTAGAAAACCCGTTACCGGTTTAAATGCTGCTTTTGTAAATGTTGGTTATGAGAAGGATGCATTTTTGCACTACCATGATTTAGGCCCTCAGCTATCAACTATGTTGAAGTTTATAAAACAAGCTAGCTCGGGAAAATTAAAAGACTTTTCATTAAAAGACTTTCCATTTGAAGAAGATATCAATAAAGATGGCGTTATTACAGATGTAATAAAAGCCAACCAATCTTTATTAGTGCAAATTGTTAAAGAACCAATATCTACTAAAGGACCAAGAATAAGCTCAGAACTTTCAATAGCTGGGCGCTATTTAGTAATGGTTCCCTTTTCTGAACGAATCTCTGTTTCTCAAAAAATAGAAAGTAGTGAAGAAAAAGATAGGCTTAAAAGACTCGTTAAGAGTATTAAACCTAAAGGATTTGGGGTTATTATAAGAACAGTTGCCGAAGGCAAAAAAGTCGCAGAACTCGACAAAGATCTACAAAACTTACTGGCAAAATGGTCAGTAATGTGTAAAAAATTATACAAAGCTCCACACCCGTCAAAAGTTCTGGTAGAACTTAATAGAGCATCATCTATATTAAGAGATGTTTTTAATGATTCCTTTACAGGAATTCATGTAGACGATGAGGTACTTTATGAGCAAGTAAAAGACTATGTGGCTGAAATTGCCCCAGAAAAAGAATCTATTGTTAAATTGTATAGTGACAATACCGTACCTATTTTCGAGAAATTCGGAATAGAACGGCAAATTAAAACCTCTTTTGGACGCACCGCAGCAATGAGCAAAGGTGCTTACTTGGTTATCGAACATACTGAAGCACTGCATGTTGTAGATGTAAACAGTGGTAACCGATCTAATAAAGCAAAAAATCAAGAAGAAACTGCCCTTGAAGTAAACTTACTTGCAGCTTCTGAAATTGCCAGACAATTACGCCTTAGAGATATGGGTGGAATTATCGTGGTAGACTTTATTGACATGACCAAAGGAGAAAATAGGAGAAAATTGTTTGATCATCTTAGAGATGAAATGAAAGACGACCGCGCAAAACACAAGATTTTGCCTCCTAGTAAATTTGGACTTATACAAATTACAAGACAAAGGGTTAGGCCCGAAATGAATATTAAAACAACGGAAGAAGACCCGAATCAGAAAGGTCAAGAAGTAGAAGCTCCTATTGTTTTAATTGATAAAATTAATGCCGACCTTGAAAAATTACTCAATGGCCCAGCAAAGGATAATGCTGTTACTTTAAACATTCATCCATTCATTGCAGCCTATATCACCAAAGGTTTTCCATCTATTCGCTCTAAATGGTTTTTAGAGTACAAAAAGTGGATCAAAATACAACCTAGAGATGCGTATACGTATCTAGAATACCGTTTTAAAAACAAAGACGGCAAAACCATATATTAA
- a CDS encoding porin family protein produces the protein MKKVLVALTMILGVSFANAQAYSGKDDAKFQIGANFQDNGTGIGVTYDYGMGENFSIGATAGYVLGVDDVIDADFGDRFDLKARFNANLGSVMQLPDNMDVYPGLNLGLKNFGGHLGTRYFFSDGFGLFAEASVPFAKYKTDDLSPAEELNNQFVFSFGATFNL, from the coding sequence ATGAAAAAAGTATTAGTTGCTTTAACAATGATTTTAGGTGTTTCTTTTGCAAATGCTCAAGCTTACAGTGGTAAAGACGATGCAAAATTTCAAATCGGAGCTAATTTCCAAGATAACGGAACAGGGATAGGGGTTACTTATGACTACGGAATGGGAGAAAATTTTTCTATTGGAGCTACTGCGGGCTATGTTTTAGGTGTGGACGATGTTATCGACGCTGATTTCGGAGATAGATTTGATCTAAAAGCAAGATTTAATGCAAATCTTGGTAGCGTAATGCAATTACCAGATAATATGGATGTTTATCCAGGTTTAAACTTAGGATTAAAGAATTTTGGTGGTCACTTAGGTACACGTTATTTCTTTAGCGATGGTTTTGGTTTATTTGCGGAAGCTTCAGTTCCTTTTGCAAAATATAAAACTGATGATTTGTCTCCTGCAGAAGAATTGAATAATCAATTTGTGTTTAGCTTTGGGGCTACATTTAACTTATAG
- a CDS encoding HU family DNA-binding protein, whose product MTKADIVTRISEKLGIEKGDVQATVESFMEEVKYSLENGDNVYLRGFGSFIIKTRAEKTGRNISKNTTIKIPAHNIPSFKPAKVFVESVKSNVEVK is encoded by the coding sequence ATGACGAAAGCGGATATTGTAACGAGAATCTCAGAAAAACTGGGGATTGAAAAAGGAGATGTACAGGCGACTGTAGAATCTTTTATGGAAGAGGTTAAATATTCATTGGAAAATGGTGACAATGTATATTTAAGAGGTTTTGGTAGTTTTATCATCAAGACAAGAGCTGAAAAAACTGGTAGAAATATTTCAAAGAATACAACTATTAAGATTCCAGCACATAACATTCCTTCTTTTAAACCAGCGAAGGTTTTTGTAGAGAGTGTTAAAAGTAATGTAGAAGTAAAGTAA
- a CDS encoding gliding motility-associated protein GldE yields the protein MDPDPFRQFLAFVAFDSALALKLAVLFILLLCSALISGAEVAYFGLSASEINAIDEEKTAKGGVVVRLLEKPKKLLATILIANNAINIAIVLLFSAIGDLMFEEVTYKLFGFLSVRFLLEVVVVTFLILMFGEILPKVYANRNQKSFAFTMSYPLKVLDVIFTPLSAPMRSITLFLHKKLGKQKSSLSVDQLSQALELTSEGDTTKEEQKILEGIVSFGNTDTKQVMRPRIDIFALNVDMKFLEVIEEIKKRGYSRVPVFAENVDNVKGVLYVKDLLPYIDRKTFNWMTLVREPYFVPENKKLDDLLLEFQEKKNHLAVVVDEYGGTSGIVTLEDIIEEIVGDISDEFDDEDLIFSKLDDNKYLFDGKTALKDFYRVIKIDDETNFEERKGESETIAGFILEIAGSFPKRGEVVEFDGFTFVIESLDKKRLKQIKVILPNEE from the coding sequence TTGGATCCAGACCCCTTTAGGCAGTTTTTAGCTTTTGTTGCTTTTGATAGCGCCTTGGCACTTAAATTAGCAGTGCTTTTTATATTATTATTGTGTTCTGCATTAATATCAGGGGCAGAAGTGGCATACTTTGGCTTGTCTGCATCAGAGATCAACGCCATTGACGAAGAAAAAACGGCAAAAGGAGGTGTTGTTGTAAGATTATTAGAGAAGCCTAAAAAGCTTTTGGCTACAATTTTAATTGCAAATAATGCTATAAATATCGCTATCGTTTTACTGTTTAGTGCTATTGGAGATCTAATGTTTGAAGAGGTTACTTATAAATTGTTTGGCTTTTTATCTGTACGTTTTCTTTTAGAAGTGGTAGTCGTAACTTTTCTGATCTTAATGTTCGGTGAGATTCTGCCTAAAGTCTATGCTAATAGAAACCAGAAGAGTTTTGCTTTTACCATGTCTTACCCGTTAAAAGTGCTTGATGTTATTTTTACACCATTGAGCGCGCCCATGAGGTCTATAACCTTATTCTTGCATAAGAAATTAGGAAAACAGAAATCTAGTTTAAGTGTAGATCAATTGTCTCAAGCTTTAGAGCTTACTTCAGAAGGGGATACCACTAAAGAAGAACAGAAGATTTTAGAAGGGATAGTTTCTTTTGGGAATACGGATACCAAGCAGGTAATGCGGCCTCGTATAGATATTTTTGCATTGAATGTAGATATGAAATTTCTGGAGGTTATTGAAGAAATTAAGAAAAGAGGATATTCTAGAGTTCCTGTATTTGCAGAGAATGTAGATAATGTAAAAGGGGTGTTGTATGTAAAAGATTTGCTTCCTTATATAGATAGAAAAACTTTTAATTGGATGACCTTGGTGCGGGAGCCTTATTTTGTTCCTGAAAATAAAAAGTTAGATGATTTGTTATTAGAGTTTCAGGAGAAGAAAAACCATTTAGCAGTGGTAGTAGATGAGTATGGCGGTACTTCGGGAATTGTAACTTTAGAAGATATTATAGAAGAAATAGTAGGAGATATTAGTGATGAGTTTGATGACGAAGATCTTATTTTTTCAAAACTAGATGATAATAAGTATTTATTTGATGGTAAAACGGCCCTGAAAGATTTTTACCGAGTTATTAAGATTGATGACGAAACAAATTTTGAAGAACGTAAAGGTGAATCTGAAACTATAGCAGGTTTTATTCTTGAAATCGCAGGAAGCTTTCCTAAAAGGGGAGAGGTTGTTGAGTTTGATGGGTTTACTTTTGTTATAGAAAGTTTAGATAAGAAAAGACTAAAACAGATAAAAGTTATTTTGCCAAATGAAGAATAG
- a CDS encoding regulatory protein RecX, with amino-acid sequence MNNYQPSYTLDEAKKKLESYCAYQDRCHKEVNQKLKDMGMIPSAIDQIIYALIQDNFLNEERFSKSFARGKFNIKKWGKNRIVNELKQRGISKYNITTALKEIDEDDYLETLTLLAEKRLNAISEKNIQKRRKKLADYLLYRGWESHLVYEKITELIK; translated from the coding sequence TTGAATAATTACCAACCCTCTTACACCCTTGATGAAGCTAAGAAAAAGCTAGAAAGTTATTGTGCATATCAAGATCGATGCCACAAAGAAGTAAACCAAAAGCTTAAAGATATGGGCATGATACCCAGCGCCATAGACCAAATTATCTATGCACTCATTCAAGACAATTTCTTAAATGAAGAACGCTTTTCTAAAAGCTTTGCTAGAGGAAAATTCAATATAAAAAAATGGGGCAAAAACCGTATCGTTAACGAGCTTAAACAACGGGGTATCTCTAAATACAACATCACTACAGCTCTTAAGGAGATAGATGAAGATGACTACCTAGAAACTTTGACACTACTAGCTGAAAAAAGATTAAATGCGATCTCTGAAAAGAACATTCAAAAAAGAAGAAAAAAACTGGCAGATTACCTTTTGTATCGAGGTTGGGAAAGTCATTTGGTCTATGAGAAAATAACAGAATTAATTAAATAA
- the gldD gene encoding gliding motility lipoprotein GldD: protein MKNRLVVFLVVTILAVAGCTEDSIMPKPKAMLRLDYPMANEVLLETDRFSFNYNDRAKPIIKNQNAIVIDYPSMRGSIFVTHKKVEGNLNKLIADAEKLSLDHMKKADNIQPRTFINEENKVYGTYFQIIGDAASQSQFYLTDSVQHFITGSVYFYSKPNYDSILPAANYLQEDMRAIMETLRWKN from the coding sequence ATGAAGAATAGGTTAGTTGTTTTTTTAGTTGTTACAATATTAGCTGTAGCAGGGTGTACGGAAGATAGTATAATGCCAAAACCAAAAGCTATGCTGCGTTTGGATTATCCTATGGCGAATGAGGTGCTGTTAGAAACAGATCGTTTTTCGTTTAATTATAATGATCGAGCTAAGCCTATAATCAAAAATCAAAATGCTATTGTTATAGATTACCCTTCTATGCGTGGTTCTATATTTGTGACGCATAAAAAAGTAGAGGGTAATTTGAATAAGCTGATCGCAGATGCAGAAAAATTGTCTTTAGATCATATGAAAAAGGCAGATAATATTCAGCCTAGAACATTTATTAATGAGGAAAATAAGGTATATGGCACTTATTTTCAAATCATAGGGGATGCCGCTTCGCAATCGCAGTTTTATTTAACAGATAGTGTTCAGCACTTCATAACAGGCTCTGTCTATTTTTATTCTAAGCCTAATTACGATTCTATTTTGCCCGCAGCCAATTATCTTCAGGAAGATATGCGCGCTATTATGGAAACTTTGCGTTGGAAAAACTAA
- the mutY gene encoding A/G-specific adenine glycosylase, with amino-acid sequence MTFSAKILRWYDANKRNLPWRSTVNPYNIWLSEIMLQQTRVAQGTPYYLKFVENFPTVKHLAAASEEEILKLWQGLGYYSRARNLHATAKTVTNEFDGQFPDTYKELLKLKGVGDYTASAIASISFNLPEPVVDGNVYRVLSRYFGVSLPINSTEGIKYFKILAREVMSAKNIRDYNQGIMEFGAIQCVPSSPDCTICPLSASCVALKDNKVKELPVKIKKTKVRDRFFNYLVLLGDNGHSLLKRRTGKGIWQNLYEFPLIESEVAITNVDVQTELEQYGILDQKFEFYKFNEEVIVHKLSHQHLKTHFWIVTLEGDVPNGVPFQEIDKFPVPVLVADFIKTFKF; translated from the coding sequence ATGACTTTTTCAGCTAAAATTCTCCGTTGGTACGATGCAAATAAAAGGAATCTTCCTTGGAGAAGCACCGTTAACCCTTACAATATATGGCTTTCTGAAATTATGCTTCAGCAAACTCGTGTTGCTCAAGGTACACCTTATTATTTAAAGTTTGTTGAAAATTTTCCAACGGTAAAACATTTAGCAGCGGCTAGCGAAGAGGAAATTTTAAAACTTTGGCAAGGATTAGGCTATTATTCAAGAGCAAGGAACCTTCATGCCACCGCAAAAACCGTCACAAATGAGTTTGATGGGCAATTTCCAGATACTTATAAAGAGCTATTGAAGCTTAAAGGCGTGGGAGATTATACGGCAAGTGCAATTGCTTCTATTAGCTTTAATCTTCCGGAACCCGTAGTAGATGGAAATGTCTATCGGGTTTTGTCGCGGTATTTTGGAGTTTCTTTACCTATTAATAGTACAGAAGGTATAAAGTACTTTAAGATCTTAGCCCGCGAAGTAATGAGTGCTAAGAATATTCGGGATTATAATCAGGGTATAATGGAGTTTGGGGCTATCCAGTGTGTGCCTAGTAGTCCTGATTGCACCATTTGTCCTTTAAGTGCAAGTTGTGTAGCGCTTAAAGACAATAAGGTAAAAGAATTACCTGTTAAAATAAAAAAGACAAAGGTTCGAGATAGGTTTTTTAATTATTTGGTTTTATTAGGAGACAATGGTCATTCTCTATTAAAGCGACGAACAGGAAAAGGAATATGGCAAAATTTATATGAATTTCCTTTAATAGAATCTGAGGTCGCTATAACCAATGTCGATGTTCAAACGGAACTGGAACAGTATGGTATTCTTGATCAAAAGTTTGAATTTTATAAGTTTAATGAGGAAGTGATTGTTCATAAATTATCCCATCAACATTTAAAAACTCATTTTTGGATTGTTACCTTAGAGGGGGATGTTCCTAATGGGGTGCCCTTTCAAGAAATTGATAAATTTCCTGTACCTGTTTTGGTGGCAGATTTCATTAAAACGTTTAAATTTTAG
- a CDS encoding pitrilysin family protein produces the protein MKNIYITLVFALFAMASNAQIDRSVMPKAGPAPEINLKEPQRFELKNGLKVLVVENHKLPRVSIQLRIDNPPVAEGDKAGVSAFVSSLLGNGSKTISKDDFNQEVDFLGASINFGSQSAFASSLSKYFPRIIELMADAAINPNFTQEEFDKEKEKILTGIKSEENDVASIANKAQTALAYGKNHPYGEFSTAESINNINLTDVQKFYSNYFVPANAYLIIIGDVNVKEVEKLVKKNFTTWTKATPPSFQFSKPSDVQYTQINFVDVPNAVQSEIAVESLVDLKMSDPDYFPALITNQILGGGGEGRLFLNLREDKGYTYGSYSSLGNDKYAPARFRATAQVRNAVTDSSIVEILKEIDKIKTQPVTEKDLANTKAKYIGRFIMALERPETIAGYALNIETEGLPKDYYKTYLERINAVTVADVQKAANKYFTTANARIVVAGKGSEVLENLEKVTFNGKTIPVKYYDKKINSTEKPDYNAALPEGVSAQTVIDNYFEAIGGKDKINAITSLILVYEGSAMGSKIKTEEKRTADKYAMTMYMNDAPMQGVIAKGDELYMKQGGNKMPLPENMVADMKNALGIFPEQTFMATGKAKLAGVEDVNGVKAYKIDVPGEVVSASYFYAVETGLKVKEVSTTSMNGQTQAQEAELSDYQEIEGIKFPGTKSASLGPQKMESKLISATVNKGITDADFE, from the coding sequence ATGAAAAATATATATATTACATTAGTTTTTGCATTATTTGCCATGGCATCCAATGCACAAATAGACAGGAGTGTCATGCCTAAGGCAGGACCTGCTCCAGAAATCAATTTAAAAGAGCCACAACGTTTTGAACTTAAAAACGGACTTAAAGTTTTAGTGGTTGAGAATCATAAGCTACCAAGAGTTTCTATTCAGTTAAGAATAGACAACCCACCAGTTGCAGAAGGAGACAAAGCAGGTGTAAGCGCATTCGTTTCTAGCTTATTAGGAAATGGATCCAAAACGATCTCTAAAGATGATTTCAACCAAGAGGTTGATTTTCTAGGCGCTAGTATCAATTTTGGATCACAAAGCGCTTTTGCTTCTTCTTTATCTAAATATTTTCCTAGAATTATTGAATTGATGGCTGATGCCGCTATAAATCCTAACTTCACACAGGAAGAATTTGATAAGGAAAAAGAAAAAATTCTTACTGGAATTAAATCGGAAGAGAATGATGTAGCCTCTATCGCCAACAAAGCACAAACTGCTTTAGCTTACGGAAAAAATCATCCTTATGGAGAGTTCAGTACCGCAGAAAGCATTAACAACATTAATCTTACTGATGTTCAAAAGTTTTACTCCAACTATTTTGTCCCTGCTAATGCTTACCTAATTATTATTGGTGATGTGAACGTAAAAGAGGTAGAGAAATTAGTTAAGAAGAATTTTACCACTTGGACAAAGGCAACACCTCCATCATTTCAATTCTCTAAACCTTCAGACGTTCAATACACACAAATAAACTTTGTAGATGTACCTAATGCTGTACAATCTGAAATAGCTGTAGAAAGTTTAGTAGACTTAAAAATGAGTGATCCAGATTACTTTCCAGCTTTAATTACCAACCAAATTCTTGGTGGTGGCGGAGAAGGACGTTTGTTTTTAAATTTAAGAGAAGATAAAGGATATACTTATGGCTCCTACTCTAGCCTAGGTAATGACAAATATGCACCCGCAAGATTTAGAGCTACTGCTCAAGTTAGAAATGCGGTAACCGATAGTTCTATCGTTGAAATCTTAAAAGAAATAGATAAAATCAAAACACAGCCTGTTACTGAAAAAGATTTAGCAAACACAAAGGCTAAGTATATCGGTCGTTTTATAATGGCATTAGAGCGCCCAGAAACTATTGCTGGGTATGCTTTAAACATTGAGACAGAAGGATTACCTAAAGATTACTATAAGACCTATCTAGAACGCATCAATGCTGTAACGGTTGCCGATGTACAAAAAGCTGCCAACAAGTATTTCACGACTGCTAACGCCAGAATAGTCGTTGCCGGTAAAGGAAGTGAAGTTCTTGAGAATTTAGAAAAAGTAACTTTCAACGGAAAAACAATTCCTGTAAAGTATTACGATAAAAAAATAAATTCGACCGAAAAGCCCGATTACAATGCTGCATTACCAGAAGGTGTATCTGCACAAACCGTAATTGACAATTATTTTGAAGCTATTGGCGGAAAAGACAAAATAAATGCTATCACTTCTCTAATCTTGGTTTACGAAGGCTCCGCAATGGGATCTAAGATAAAAACAGAAGAAAAAAGAACGGCAGACAAATACGCTATGACGATGTATATGAATGACGCTCCTATGCAAGGTGTTATAGCTAAAGGTGATGAATTATACATGAAACAAGGTGGCAACAAAATGCCTTTGCCAGAGAATATGGTTGCCGACATGAAAAACGCTTTAGGTATTTTTCCTGAACAGACGTTTATGGCTACCGGAAAGGCAAAACTTGCAGGTGTTGAAGACGTTAATGGAGTAAAAGCGTATAAAATTGATGTTCCTGGAGAAGTAGTTTCTGCTTCTTATTTCTACGCAGTTGAAACAGGCCTTAAGGTGAAAGAAGTTTCTACTACTAGCATGAACGGACAGACACAAGCACAAGAGGCTGAATTATCTGACTATCAAGAAATAGAAGGAATTAAATTTCCAGGCACAAAATCTGCTTCTTTAGGTCCGCAAAAAATGGAAAGCAAATTAATTTCCGCTACTGTTAATAAAGGAATTACAGATGCCGATTTTGAGTAA
- a CDS encoding cupin-like domain-containing protein translates to MKLIDIPRVSQITKAEFVANYFKPQKPVVIERFIEDWPAYRKWNLEYIKTVAGDKTVPLYDDRPVSHKDGFNEPHAKMKMADYIDLLKKEPTKFRIFLWNIFKEVPALQKDYTFPDFGLKLLKGLPMLFFGGKDSFTFMHYDIDLANIFHFHFEGRKEIILFDQSQNKHLYKVPHSLITHESIDFSNPDYEKWPALKNAVGYKTYLEHGEVLYMPEGYWHYMKYITPGFSMSLRAMARRPKNLVQAAYNILIMRYYDNTMRKLYGQKWIDGKNEKAIRRTNTYMDSAIK, encoded by the coding sequence TTGAAGTTAATTGATATTCCAAGGGTAAGTCAAATTACAAAAGCGGAGTTTGTTGCAAACTACTTTAAGCCTCAGAAGCCTGTTGTTATAGAACGGTTTATTGAAGACTGGCCTGCGTACAGAAAATGGAATCTAGAATATATAAAAACGGTTGCTGGAGATAAAACAGTTCCCTTATATGATGATCGTCCAGTGAGCCATAAAGATGGTTTCAATGAGCCGCATGCTAAAATGAAAATGGCAGATTATATTGATCTGCTTAAAAAAGAACCAACAAAATTTAGAATCTTCTTATGGAACATTTTTAAAGAAGTTCCTGCGCTACAAAAAGATTATACGTTTCCGGACTTTGGATTAAAGCTATTAAAAGGCTTGCCAATGCTCTTTTTTGGTGGTAAAGATTCTTTTACTTTCATGCACTATGACATTGATTTAGCTAATATTTTTCATTTTCACTTTGAAGGTAGGAAAGAAATCATTCTTTTTGATCAATCTCAAAATAAGCACCTATACAAGGTTCCACATTCTTTAATTACCCATGAGAGTATAGATTTTTCAAATCCAGACTATGAGAAATGGCCGGCATTAAAAAATGCTGTAGGCTATAAAACCTATCTGGAACATGGCGAGGTACTGTATATGCCAGAGGGCTATTGGCATTATATGAAATACATTACACCAGGTTTTTCTATGAGTTTACGCGCTATGGCCCGAAGGCCAAAGAATTTAGTCCAAGCAGCATACAATATTCTAATTATGCGCTATTATGACAATACTATGCGAAAGCTGTATGGTCAAAAATGGATTGATGGTAAAAATGAAAAGGCTATACGTCGAACAAATACGTATATGGATAGTGCAATCAAATAA
- the bioB gene encoding biotin synthase BioB, which produces MSEMRHNWTKEEILEIYNKPMMELLYDAATIHRKNHDPNTVQVSTLLSIKTGGCPEDCGYCPQAARYHTGVEGNDLMTVPHVKAQALRAKASGSSRVCMGAAWRNVKDGPEFDQVLEMVRTINKLDMEVCCTLGMITENQAKRLAEAGLYAYNHNLDTSEDYYKDVISTRAFEDRLDTISNVRKTNVTVCSGGIIGMGEKLEDRAGMLVALASLNPQPESVPINALVAVEGTPMEDIEPIAIWDMLRMVATTRIVMPETQVRLSAGRTEMSREGQAMCFFAGANSIFAGDKLLTTPNPDVNDDMEMFKLLGLNPQKPFTKVSQPKTVEAHDSEFQTLGEKPKWTRPGHTIERNETAKAKAKLS; this is translated from the coding sequence ATGAGCGAGATGAGACACAACTGGACAAAAGAAGAAATACTTGAGATCTATAACAAACCTATGATGGAGTTGTTATATGATGCTGCTACGATACATAGAAAAAACCATGATCCTAATACGGTTCAAGTTTCTACTTTATTATCGATAAAAACAGGAGGTTGTCCAGAAGATTGTGGCTATTGTCCGCAAGCGGCACGTTATCATACCGGGGTTGAAGGGAATGATTTAATGACCGTTCCTCATGTAAAAGCTCAGGCATTGAGAGCAAAGGCCTCAGGAAGCTCAAGAGTTTGTATGGGTGCAGCATGGCGTAATGTAAAAGACGGACCAGAATTTGATCAAGTACTTGAAATGGTGCGTACCATTAACAAGCTAGATATGGAGGTTTGTTGTACTTTAGGTATGATTACTGAAAACCAGGCAAAACGTTTAGCAGAAGCGGGTTTATATGCTTACAATCACAATTTAGATACCTCAGAAGACTATTATAAAGATGTAATTTCTACAAGAGCATTTGAAGATCGTTTAGATACGATTAGCAATGTGCGTAAAACCAACGTTACCGTGTGTAGTGGTGGTATTATAGGTATGGGAGAAAAGTTAGAAGATAGAGCAGGAATGTTAGTTGCTTTAGCGTCACTAAACCCACAGCCAGAATCAGTGCCTATTAATGCATTGGTAGCTGTAGAAGGTACTCCTATGGAAGATATTGAGCCAATCGCAATTTGGGATATGCTTAGAATGGTAGCTACTACAAGAATTGTTATGCCAGAAACGCAAGTTCGTTTGTCCGCAGGGAGAACAGAAATGAGTAGAGAAGGTCAGGCTATGTGTTTCTTTGCAGGAGCAAATTCTATTTTTGCAGGTGATAAATTATTAACGACTCCTAATCCAGACGTAAATGATGATATGGAGATGTTTAAGCTTTTAGGTTTAAATCCTCAAAAACCATTTACAAAAGTATCTCAACCCAAAACAGTTGAAGCGCATGATTCAGAATTTCAAACCTTGGGGGAAAAGCCTAAATGGACAAGACCTGGACATACTATTGAGCGAAACGAAACTGCTAAGGCTAAAGCAAAATTATCTTAA